One Prunus dulcis chromosome 8, ALMONDv2, whole genome shotgun sequence DNA window includes the following coding sequences:
- the LOC117637007 gene encoding DEAD-box ATP-dependent RNA helicase 21-like, translating into MKRLADSVPVAPSSSSLPPKKPVFLTKAQREQLALQRRQEETEDQKRRQSHVLSNLSHSRPSSDAAPPTATANSDRDRDRDRDRDRDRDRDRDRDHRDRDRDRYSRDRDRERDSERRNRDRDRDREREEEAKVRERARLDKLAERERDKELDAIKEQYLGSKKPKKRVIKPSEKFRFSFDWENTEDTSRDMNALYQNPHEAQLLFGRGFRAGMDRREQKKLAVKYERELREEIRKKEGVEEKPEEAMAQKLKEEAAELYDTFDMRVDRHWTDKKLEEMTERDWRIFREDFNISYKGSRIPRPMRSWAESRLSEELLKAVERAGYKKPSPIQMAAIPLGLQQRDVIGIAETGSGKTAAFVLPMLTYISRLPPISEENEAEGPYAVVMAPTRELAQQIEDETVKFAHFLGIKVVSIVGGQSIEEQGFRIRQGCEVVIATPGRLIDCLERRYAVLNQCNYVVLDEADRMIDMGFEPQVVGVLDAMPSSNFKPENEDEELDEKKIYRTTYMFSATMPPAVERLARKYLRNPVVVTIGTAGKTTDLITQNVIMSKESEKFERLKRLLDELGDKTAIVFVNTKKNADYVAKSLDKNGYRVTTLHGGKSQEQREISLDGFRAKKYNVLVATDVAGRGIDIPDVAYVINYDMPGNIEQYTHRIGRTGRAGKTGVATTFLTMHDTEVFYDLKQMLIQSNSHVPPELAKHEASKFKPGSVPDRPPRRNDTIFTH; encoded by the coding sequence ATGAAACGCTTAGCAGATAGCGTTCCCGTAGCACCCTCCTCCTCTTCGTTGCCGCCCAAAAAACCCGTTTTCTTGACGAAAGCCCAACGCGAGCAGTTAGCCCTCCAACGCCGTCAAGAAGAAACCGAAGACCAGAAACGCCGTCAAAGTCATGTTCTCTCCAATCTCTCCCATTCCCGCCCTTCCTCCGACGCCGCACCACCCACAGCCACCGCCAATTCCGACCGGGACCGGGAccgagacagagacagagacagagacagagacagagacagagatcGAGATCATAGGGACCGAGACAGGGACCGATATTCCCGAGACAGAGACCGGGAACGAGATTCGGAGCGGCGAAACCGCGACCGCGACCGAGATAGGGAGCGGGAGGAGGAGGCCAAGGTTCGAGAGCGTGCCCGCTTGGACAAATTAGCAGAGCGCGAGCGAGACAAAGAGCTGGACGCCATTAAAGAGCAGTATCTCGGATCGAAGAAGCCGAAGAAGCGGGTCATCAAGCCCAGCGAGAAGTTTCGGTTCTCTTTCGATTGGGAGAACACGGAGGACACTTCTCGGGATATGAATGCTTTGTATCAAAACCCTCACGAGGCCCAGCTCTTGTTTGGCCGAGGGTTTCGGGCTGGGATGGACCGTAGGGAGCAGAAGAAGCTGGCTGTGAAGTACGAGAGGGAGCTGAGGGAGGAGATCCGGAAGAAGGAGGGCGTGGAGGAGAAGCCCGAGGAGGCCATGGCGCAGAAGCTCAAGGAGGAGGCTGCAGAATTATACGATACTTTTGACATGAGGGTCGATCGCCATTGGACTGATAAGAAGCTTGAAGAGATGACTGAGAGGGATTGGAGGATTTTTCGGGAGGATTTCAATATTTCATATAAAGGGTCGAGGATTCCGAGGCCTATGAGGAGTTGGGCAGAGAGTAGATTGAGTGAGGAGTTGCTCAAGGCTGTGGAGAGAGCTGGTTACAAGAAGCCTTCTCCGATTCAGATGGCGGCGATTCCACTTGGGCTGCAGCAGCGCGATGTTATTGGCATTGCTGAGACTGGTTCGGGTAAGACTGCTGCCTTTGTTCTTCCTATGTTGACTTATATTTCGAGGTTGCCTCCCATTAGTGAGGAGAATGAGGCCGAAGGACCGTATGCTGTTGTTATGGCGCCTACTCGTGAGCTTGCACAGCAGATTGAGGATGAGACTGTCAAGTTTGCGCATTTCTTGGGTATCAAAGTGGTTTCCATTGTTGGTGGGCAGTCGATTGAGGAGCAAGGGTTTAGAATTAGGCAAGGCTGTGAGGTTGTAATTGCCACTCCGGGGCGTTTGATTGATTGCCTGGAGAGGCGTTATGCTGTTCTTAACCAGTGCAATTATGTTGTTCTTGATGAAGCTGATAGGATGATTGATATGGGGTTTGAGCCGCAGGTTGTAGGTGTCTTAGATGCAATGCCTTCCAGCAATTTCAAACCTGAGAATGAGGACGAAGAGCTTGATGAGAAGAAGATTTACAGAACCACGTATATGTTCAGTGCCACAATGCCGCCTGCTGTAGAGCGGCTTGCTAGGAAGTACTTGAGGAATCCTGTTGTGGTCACGATTGGCACAGCTGGAAAGACAACTGATTTGATCACTCAGAATGTGATCATGAGCAAGGAATCTGAGAAGTTTGAGAGGTTAAAGAGGTTGCTTGATGAACTTGGTGATAAGACTGCTATTGTGTTCGTTAATACCAAGAAGAATGCAGACTATGTTGCCAAGAGTTTGGATAAGAATGGATATCGTGTGACCACTTTGCATGGGGGTAAGTCACaggagcagagagaaattagCCTTGATGGTTTTCGAGCCAAGAAATACAATGTCCTTGTTGCAACTGATGTTGCAGGACGTGGGATTGACATACCTGATGTGGCCTATGTTATTAATTATGATATGCCTGGGAATATTGAACAGTACACGCATCGTATTGGACGTACTGGACGGGCAGGGAAGACTGGTGTGGCCACAACATTTTTGACTATGCATGACACCGAAGTCTTTTATGATCTCAAGCAGATGCTCATTCAGAGTAATAGTCATGTTCCTCCTGAACTGGCAAAACATGAGGCCTCAAAGTTCAAACCCGGTTCAGTTCCTGATAGACCACCTAGGCGTAATGACACTATTTTTACTCATTGA
- the LOC117637787 gene encoding WAT1-related protein At1g43650 — MKSLLGYALVMERHKPYIAMLFIQFVYAGMALFSKAAMAKGMNPFVFVVYRQAFASLALAPFAFFFESSKDAPLSYTLLCKIFFISLSGITLSLNLYYVAINYTSATFAAATTTTIPAITFVMAVFLRMESISMKHLYGVAKVLGSLTSLSGALVFALVKGPSIKFTNWYPSHHQTQISDSSSSSRVDWIKGSLFMISANTAWSLWLILQGPIVKQYPAKFRLTTLQCFFSCIQSSFLAIAIERNPSAWKIGWDIHLLSVFYCGVIVTGITYWLQVWAIEKKGPVFTSMFTPLALLITAIFSAIMWKEALHWGSIGGGVLLVVGLYSVLWGKDKEDRKSEESEQKQESKEEVV, encoded by the exons ATGAAGAGTTTACTTGGTTATGCTCTGGTAATGGAGAGGCACAAGCCTTATATTGCCATGCTCTTCATACAATTTGTGTATGCAGGTATGGCCTTGTTCTCTAAGGCAGCAATGGCCAAGGGAATGAACCCTTTTGTGTTTGTGGTTTATCGTCAAGCTTTCGCCTCTCTCGCCTTGGCTCCATTTGCTTTCTTCTTTGAAAG TTCAAAAGACGCTCCTCTTTCGTACACCTTACTCTGCAAgattttcttcatttccttATCTGG GATTACCCTGAGTTTAAATCTTTACTATGTTGCAATCAACTACACCTCTGCAACGTTTGCTGCAGCCACCACCACAACAATTCCAGCAATTACCTTTGTCATGGCGGTTTTTTTAAg GATGGAAAGCATTTCTATGAAACATTTGTATGGTGTGGCCAAGGTGTTGGGTTCTCTCACAAGCCTTTCAGGGGCATTGGTGTTTGCTTTAGTTAAGGGGCCTTCCATAAAGTTCACGAATTGGTATCCATCACATCATCAGACACAAATTTCAGACTCATCATCTTCCTCCAGAGTGGACTGGATAAAAGGTTCCTTGTTCATGATTTCAGCCAATACTGCCTGGTCTTTGTGGCTAATTTTGCAG GGTCCCATTGTCAAGCAATATCCGGCAAAGTTCAGGCTTACCACTCTGCAATGCTTCTTTAGCTGCATCCAATCATCATTTTTGGCCATTGCAATTGAGAGAAACCCATCAGCTTGGAAGATTGGATGGGACATTCAtcttctctctgttttctattGT GGTGTAATTGTGACTGGAATTACCTACTGGCTGCAAGTTTGGGCCATAGAGAAGAAAGGCCCAGTTTTCACATCAATGTTCACTCCTTTAGCACTGCTTATAACAGCCATCTTCTCAGCAATCATGTGGAAAGAAGCCCTTCACTGGGGAAG CATTGGTGGAGGCGTGTTGCTTGTTGTGGGTCTGTATAGCGTTTTGTGGGGAAAGGACAAAGAGGACAGGAAAAGCGAAGAAAGTGAACAGAAACAAGAAAGCAAGGAGGAAGTGGTATGA